In the genome of Segatella copri, one region contains:
- a CDS encoding toprim domain-containing protein, translated as MKIYEEVLRKTNSGLEIFIYYLGKECLNKKFKSPFRSDDKRPSCHLYENKNKNGETTYYLQDFGDSRCCGNCFEIAAKVLNININTDFYELLKRIDQDLCLNIIEPSNPNVEKRPLVDIVQIKKEITKGRTSSIKSFTPVIQDFQPSEKEYWGKYGIDEDTLLRYNVHSLKSVSFTKSEGKDFNVYGSKTIPAFGYFFNEMTGLKVYRPKAENRFLYAGNLPSPYVFGWKQLPAKGEFVFITGGEKDVLSLAAHGYSAIAFNSETAKIPEDKLLELSERFHKIIFLYDTDTTGVKESSLRVEEYKNKYNVRRVQLPLAGTKAEKDISDYFALGNSSEDFSSLITNIV; from the coding sequence ATGAAAATTTACGAAGAAGTTCTTAGAAAAACCAATAGTGGGCTTGAAATATTCATCTACTATTTGGGAAAGGAATGTCTTAATAAGAAATTTAAGAGTCCGTTTCGAAGTGATGACAAGCGACCGTCTTGCCATCTGTATGAGAACAAGAATAAAAATGGTGAGACAACCTACTATTTGCAAGATTTTGGAGACAGTAGATGTTGCGGAAACTGTTTTGAAATCGCAGCAAAGGTTCTGAACATAAATATCAATACGGATTTCTATGAACTACTGAAGAGGATTGACCAGGATTTGTGCCTCAATATCATAGAGCCTAGTAATCCAAACGTAGAGAAACGTCCGCTGGTTGATATTGTTCAGATAAAGAAGGAAATTACTAAAGGGCGTACATCTAGTATAAAGTCTTTCACACCAGTGATACAGGATTTCCAACCTTCAGAAAAGGAATATTGGGGGAAATATGGTATAGATGAAGATACGCTGCTGAGATACAATGTTCATAGTTTGAAAAGTGTTTCCTTCACAAAAAGTGAAGGTAAAGATTTTAATGTATATGGAAGCAAAACTATCCCAGCATTCGGATATTTCTTCAATGAAATGACAGGGCTTAAGGTGTACCGCCCCAAAGCCGAGAACAGATTCCTTTATGCCGGGAACTTACCTTCTCCTTATGTCTTCGGTTGGAAACAGCTTCCTGCCAAGGGGGAGTTTGTCTTCATCACCGGTGGAGAAAAGGATGTTCTTTCTCTTGCGGCGCACGGATATAGTGCCATCGCTTTTAATAGTGAAACAGCAAAGATACCAGAAGATAAGCTTCTAGAACTTTCTGAAAGATTTCATAAAATAATATTTCTTTACGATACAGATACTACAGGAGTTAAGGAATCGAGTTTAAGAGTAGAGGAATACAAGAATAAATATAATGTAAGAAGAGTGCAGCTACCTCTTGCCGGAACAAAGGCAGAGAAGGATATAAGCGATTATTTTGCTCTAGGAAATAGTTCTGAGGATTTCTCTAGTCTGATAACGAATATAGTATAA